DNA from Desulfarculus baarsii DSM 2075:
GCGAGTTCATGAACTCGCCGGGCTCGTCCAGTTCCTGCTGCCACTCCAGCAGGCGGCGCAGCCAGGCGAAACGGCGCTGTTCGCCGTCGTCGCCGGCCTCCTGCTCTTTGTAGCGCCAGTGGGCGGCGATGCCTTCCTCGGCGATGCGGTGCATCTCCTCGGTGCGGATCTGCACCTCCATGCGCTGGCCCATGGGCCCGACCACCGCCGTGTGCAGCGATTGATACATGTTGGCCTTGGGCATGCCAATGTAGTCGCGAAAGCGGCCGGGCACCGGCTTCCAGATGGTGTGGACCACGCCCAGGGCCTCGTAGCAGTCTTTGATCGAGCCCACCAGCACGCGAAAGGCCAAGAGGTCGTAGAGCTCGGAGATATCGACGTTGCGGCGCTGCATCTTGCCGTAGATGCTGGCGAAATGCTTGGGCCGACCATACACGGAACAGCTTATGCCCGCCTCCTGCATCTTTTTTTGCAAAATGGCGATCACTTCGTTGATGAAGCTGTTGCGTTCGGCCTGGCTCTGGGCCACTTCCTCCTTGATGCGCTGATAAATTTCGGGGTCCAGGTAATAAAAGGCCAGGTCTTCCAACTCGATTTGCCAGCGGCGGATGCCCAGGCGGTGGGCCATGGGCGCGTAGATGTCGCGGGTTTCCTGGGCGATGCGCCGTTGCTTTTCGGGCTTGAGATAGCCCAGCGTGCGCATGTTGTGCAGGCGGTCGGCCAGTTTGATCAACAGCACGCGGATGTCGTTGGCCATGGCCAGGATCATCTTGCGCAGGTTTTGCGCCTGCATGGCGCTGGCGTCGGGTTGGGCCTGGGCCGGGGCGGCCAGCAGGGTGATCTTGGTCACGCCGTCGACCAGCGAGGCCACCTCCGCGCCCAGCAGGGCGGTGATGTCGGCCAGGGTGGCCTCGGTGTCCTCGACGGTGTCGTGCAACAGCCCCGCGCAGATGCTGGCCACGTCCAGTTGCATCTCCGAGAGCAGGGCGGCCACGGCCAGGGGGTGGCTGAGGTATGGCTCGCCCGAGCTGCGCCGCTGGCCGGCGTGGACCTTGGCCGAGTAGACATAGGCCTTCATGATGGCCTTGACGTCGGCCCCGGGGTGGTAGCCCAGCACGGTGTCGATTATCTCGTTGATGCGCTTCATGCCCATTCCCGAGCCGGCCGGCTGGCCTGTGCGATCTTCAGCGGATGTTCGGCGCCCAACGCCTCTTCATTACATGATACGCAAACCGCGCCGCCGCCGCCAGCGGGGCAATCAAACGCGCCCAACGTTCGTCGCCGGGGTGGCGGCGCGGTCGCCCTGTCGGTTCAGAGGCTCTGCCCGCCGCCGTCGACCACCAGCTTGGCGATGATCGTGGCGGCCTGGGCCATGGGGATCATCTCGGGCTGGGGCGCGGTGCGTTTTTTCAGCTCCACCTCGCCGGTCTCCAGGCCCTTGGGCCCGACGACCACCCGTAGTGGGACGCCCAGCAGGTCGGAATCCTTGAACTTGACGCCCGGCCTGATGTCGCGGTCGTCGAGCAGGCAATCCACGCCCAGGGCCCACAGTTCATCGTGCAGGCGCTGGGCGGCCTCCATGGCCGGGCCCTCGGCGCGCATGGGCAGAACAGCCACCGAGACCGGCGCGATGGCCAGCGGAAAGACGATGCCCGCCTCGTCGTTGCCCTGCTCGATGGCCGCGGCCACGATGCGGCTGACGCCGATGCCGTAGCAACCCATGACGATGGTCTTGGCCTGGCCGTCCACGTCCAGGTAGGTCGCGCCCAGGGCCTTGGAGTATTTCGTGCCCAGGCGGAAGATGTGGCCCACCTCGATGCCCCGGGCCAGGGTCGGCGGGGCTCCGCAGGAGGGACAGGGGTCGCCGGCGGCCAGGTTGCGCAGATCGGCGATGGTGGCCCCTGCCGCGTCGCGGCCCAGGTTGAAGCCCGTGTAATGGGCGTCGGCCTTGTTGGCCCCCACCACCAGCCAGGGGATCTGGGCCAGCTCGGCGTCGGCGTAGACGGGAATCGTCAGACCCACCGGCCCCGAGAAGCCCACCGGCCCGCCGGTGACCTCGACGATGGCCGACGGCCCGGCCAACTCCAGGACATCGGCCCCCAGGATGTTTTTCAGCTTGACCTCGTTGACCTCGCGGTCGCCGCGCACCATGGCCGCCACGGCCTT
Protein-coding regions in this window:
- a CDS encoding RelA/SpoT family protein → MKRINEIIDTVLGYHPGADVKAIMKAYVYSAKVHAGQRRSSGEPYLSHPLAVAALLSEMQLDVASICAGLLHDTVEDTEATLADITALLGAEVASLVDGVTKITLLAAPAQAQPDASAMQAQNLRKMILAMANDIRVLLIKLADRLHNMRTLGYLKPEKQRRIAQETRDIYAPMAHRLGIRRWQIELEDLAFYYLDPEIYQRIKEEVAQSQAERNSFINEVIAILQKKMQEAGISCSVYGRPKHFASIYGKMQRRNVDISELYDLLAFRVLVGSIKDCYEALGVVHTIWKPVPGRFRDYIGMPKANMYQSLHTAVVGPMGQRMEVQIRTEEMHRIAEEGIAAHWRYKEQEAGDDGEQRRFAWLRRLLEWQQELDEPGEFMNSLRMDLYPEEIFVFTPTGEVKELPKGATPVDFAYAIHTQVGDRCVGAKIDGRMAPLRTELKTGDQVEIITNAKHTPSKDWLAFVKTNRARSKIRAYVRKQESERAVALGRDLLERELRKSGVTLNAAIKDQRAQKVAEELSFTELESMLAAVAYGKLSPRQVANRIAPRPEAEVKKPGFIERSIGRLRKKSPTGITVKGVEDVLVRFAGCCNPLHGDPVVGFITRGRGVTVHRADCPYLDQVEPERRVEVEWDAGDEHVRPVRITVESADRQGLFADVAQVLKQHNINILEGEVKSLPEQRGLVNLLIQVHDTKQLNRIFAEIKKIKGVNAVRRVGLGLAEKARR